A single region of the Streptomyces sp. NBC_00236 genome encodes:
- a CDS encoding winged helix-turn-helix transcriptional regulator, which produces MSVSNLERGPDVRQPMCPSRLVLEHVTSRWGVLVLAALLERSYRFSELRREVGGVSEKMLAQTLQTLERDGFVDRDAKPVIPPRVDYSLTDLGREAAGQVWALARWSERSLDAVDAARTAYDARKQEREPGV; this is translated from the coding sequence ATGAGCGTAAGCAACCTGGAGCGCGGGCCCGATGTGCGGCAGCCGATGTGCCCCTCACGGCTGGTCCTCGAACACGTCACCAGCCGCTGGGGCGTCCTGGTCCTCGCCGCCCTGCTGGAGCGCTCGTACCGCTTCAGCGAGCTGCGCCGCGAGGTCGGCGGTGTCAGCGAGAAGATGCTGGCGCAGACCCTCCAGACCCTGGAGCGCGACGGCTTCGTCGACCGGGACGCCAAGCCGGTGATCCCGCCGCGGGTGGACTACTCCCTCACGGACCTGGGCCGGGAGGCCGCCGGGCAGGTGTGGGCCCTGGCGCGCTGGTCGGAACGGAGTCTGGACGCGGTGGACGCGGCGCGCACGGCGTACGACGCGCGCAAGCAGGAGCGCGAGCCGGGGGTGTGA
- a CDS encoding 2-oxoacid:ferredoxin oxidoreductase subunit beta: MPETNELLQLVPKAEAKQSMKDFKSDQEVRWCPGCGDYAVLAAVQGFMPELGLAKENIVFVSGIGCSSRFPYYMNTYGMHSIHGRAPAIATGLASSRRDLSVWVVTGDGDALSIGGNHLIHALRRNVNLKILLFNNRIYGLTKGQYSPTSEVGKITKSTPMGSLDAPFNPVSLAIGAEASFVARTVDSDRKHLTSVLRAAADHPGTALVEIYQNCNIFNDGAFEVMKDKDQAQEAVIRLEHGRPVLFGTDDSKGVVRDPLTGDLQVVAVTEENRSQILVHDAHAPSPTTAFALSRLADPDTLHHTPIGVLRDVERPVYDTLMADQLDTAVEQQGKGDLGALLAGNDNWTVAG; encoded by the coding sequence ATGCCTGAGACCAACGAACTGCTCCAGCTGGTGCCGAAGGCCGAGGCCAAGCAGTCCATGAAGGACTTCAAGTCCGACCAGGAAGTGCGCTGGTGCCCCGGCTGCGGTGACTACGCGGTCCTCGCCGCCGTGCAGGGCTTCATGCCCGAGCTCGGACTGGCGAAGGAGAACATCGTCTTCGTCTCCGGCATCGGCTGCTCCTCCCGTTTCCCGTACTACATGAACACGTACGGGATGCACTCGATCCACGGCCGCGCCCCGGCGATCGCCACCGGACTCGCCTCGTCCCGGCGGGACCTGAGCGTCTGGGTGGTGACGGGGGACGGCGACGCGCTGTCCATCGGCGGCAACCACCTCATCCACGCCCTGCGCCGCAATGTGAACCTGAAGATCCTGCTGTTCAACAACCGGATCTACGGGCTCACCAAGGGCCAGTACTCCCCCACCTCCGAGGTCGGCAAGATCACCAAGTCGACGCCGATGGGTTCGCTCGACGCCCCCTTCAACCCGGTGTCCCTGGCCATCGGCGCGGAGGCCTCGTTCGTCGCCCGTACCGTCGACTCCGACCGCAAGCACCTCACGAGCGTGCTGCGCGCGGCGGCCGACCACCCCGGTACGGCGCTGGTGGAGATCTACCAGAACTGCAACATCTTCAACGACGGCGCGTTCGAGGTCATGAAGGACAAGGACCAGGCCCAGGAGGCGGTGATCCGGCTGGAGCACGGCCGGCCGGTCCTCTTCGGCACGGACGACTCCAAGGGCGTCGTACGGGATCCGCTGACGGGTGATCTGCAGGTGGTCGCCGTCACCGAGGAGAACCGTTCGCAGATCCTCGTCCACGACGCGCACGCCCCCAGCCCGACCACGGCGTTCGCGCTGTCCCGGCTGGCCGATCCGGACACGCTGCACCACACCCCGATCGGAGTGCTGCGCGACGTCGAACGGCCGGTCTACGACACCCTCATGGCCGACCAGCTCGACACGGCCGTCGAGCAGCAGGGCAAGGGCGACCTCGGCGCCCTGCTCGCGGGCAACGACAACTGGACGGTCGCGGGCTGA
- a CDS encoding 2-oxoacid:acceptor oxidoreductase subunit alpha produces the protein MTSQVSSPAEQADGASEALVGGQRAPQSATAGAGGKEIRRLDRVIIRFAGDSGDGMQLTGDRFTSETASFGNDLSTLPNFPAEIRAPAGTLPGVSSFQLHFADHDILTPGDAPNVLVAMNPAALKANIADVPRGADIIVNTDEFTKRPMAKVGYETSPLEDGSLEAYHVHPVPLTTLTIEALKEFGLSRKEAERSKNMFALGLLSWMYHRPTENTEKFLRTKFAKKPQIAEANVAAFRAGWNFGETTEDFAVSYEVAPASHAFPTGTYRNISGNLALSYGLIAAGRQADLPLYLGSYPITPASDILHELSRHKNFGVRTFQAEDEIAGIGAALGAAFGGSLAVTTTSGPGVALKSETIGLAVSLELPLLIIDIQRGGPSTGLPTKTEQADLLQAMYGRNGEAPVPIVAPKTPADCFDAALDAARIALTYRTPVFLLSDGYLANGSEPWRIPEVDELPDLRVQFTQGPNHELADGTEVFWPYKRDPQTLARPWAVPGTPGLEHRIGGIEKQDGTGNISYDPANHDFMVRTRQAKVDGIEVPDLEVDDPAGAKTLVLGWGSTYGPITAAVRRLRAAGQPIAQAHLRHLNPFPRNLGEVLKRYDKVVVPEMNLGQLAMLIRAKYLVDAHSYNQVNGMPFKAEQLATALQEAIDA, from the coding sequence GTGACCAGCCAGGTCAGTAGCCCAGCCGAACAGGCCGATGGAGCCAGTGAGGCACTCGTAGGGGGACAGCGTGCCCCCCAGTCCGCAACAGCAGGCGCCGGCGGGAAAGAGATCCGCCGCCTGGACCGGGTGATCATCCGCTTCGCGGGTGACTCCGGAGACGGCATGCAGCTCACGGGTGACCGGTTCACCTCGGAGACCGCTTCCTTCGGGAACGACCTCTCCACGCTGCCGAACTTCCCCGCCGAGATCCGTGCCCCCGCAGGAACCCTGCCGGGCGTGTCCTCGTTCCAGCTCCACTTCGCCGACCACGACATCCTGACCCCGGGCGACGCCCCGAACGTGCTGGTCGCGATGAACCCGGCCGCGCTCAAGGCCAACATCGCCGATGTGCCGCGTGGTGCCGACATCATCGTCAACACCGACGAGTTCACCAAGCGGCCGATGGCGAAGGTGGGTTACGAGACCAGTCCGCTGGAGGACGGCTCGCTGGAGGCGTACCACGTCCATCCGGTGCCGCTGACGACGCTCACCATCGAGGCCCTGAAGGAGTTCGGGCTCTCCCGCAAGGAGGCCGAGCGCTCCAAGAACATGTTCGCGCTGGGCCTGCTGTCGTGGATGTACCACCGGCCGACCGAGAACACCGAGAAGTTCCTGCGGACCAAGTTCGCCAAGAAGCCGCAGATCGCCGAGGCGAACGTGGCGGCGTTCCGGGCCGGGTGGAACTTCGGGGAGACCACGGAGGACTTCGCGGTCAGCTACGAGGTGGCCCCCGCGTCCCATGCCTTCCCCACCGGCACGTACCGCAACATCTCGGGGAACCTGGCGCTGTCCTACGGTCTGATCGCCGCGGGCAGGCAGGCGGACCTGCCGCTGTACCTGGGCTCGTACCCGATCACTCCGGCCTCGGACATCCTGCACGAACTGTCCCGGCACAAGAACTTCGGCGTACGCACCTTCCAGGCCGAGGACGAGATCGCCGGCATCGGCGCCGCGCTCGGCGCGGCCTTCGGCGGCAGCCTCGCGGTCACGACCACCTCCGGCCCGGGCGTGGCCCTCAAGTCCGAGACGATCGGCCTGGCCGTGTCCCTCGAACTCCCCCTGCTCATCATCGACATCCAGCGCGGCGGCCCGTCCACCGGCCTGCCGACCAAGACCGAGCAGGCCGATCTCCTCCAGGCGATGTACGGGCGCAACGGCGAGGCCCCGGTGCCGATCGTGGCCCCGAAGACCCCGGCGGACTGCTTCGACGCGGCGCTCGACGCCGCCCGGATCGCCCTGACCTACCGCACCCCGGTCTTCCTGCTCTCCGACGGCTACCTGGCCAACGGCTCCGAGCCGTGGCGCATCCCGGAGGTCGACGAACTCCCCGACCTGCGCGTCCAGTTCACCCAGGGCCCGAACCACGAGCTGGCCGACGGCACCGAGGTGTTCTGGCCCTACAAGCGCGACCCGCAGACCCTGGCCCGCCCCTGGGCCGTCCCGGGCACCCCCGGCCTCGAACACCGCATCGGCGGCATCGAGAAACAGGACGGCACCGGGAACATCTCGTACGACCCCGCCAACCACGACTTCATGGTCCGCACCCGCCAGGCCAAGGTGGACGGCATCGAGGTCCCGGACCTGGAGGTCGACGACCCGGCGGGGGCGAAGACCCTGGTGCTCGGCTGGGGGTCGACGTACGGCCCCATCACGGCCGCCGTCCGCCGGCTGCGCGCCGCCGGGCAGCCGATCGCGCAGGCCCATCTGCGCCACCTCAATCCGTTCCCGCGGAATCTCGGCGAGGTGCTGAAGCGTTACGACAAGGTGGTCGTCCCCGAGATGAACCTCGGGCAGCTGGCCATGCTCATCCGGGCCAAGTACCTGGTGGACGCGCACAGTTACAACCAGGTCAACGGCATGCCGTTCAAGGCCGAGCAGCTTGCGACGGCCCTTCAGGAGGCCATCGATGCCTGA
- a CDS encoding response regulator transcription factor, with amino-acid sequence MRVVIAEDSVLLREGLTRLLTDLGHDVVAGVGDAEALIKTVGDLAGQDALPDVVVADVRMPPTHTDEGVRAAVRLRKEYPGIGVLVLSQYVEEQYATELLAGSSRGVGYLLKDRVAEVREFVDAVVRVAQGGTALDPEVVAQLLGRSRKQDVLAGLTPREREVLGLMAEGRTNSAVARQLVVSDGAVEKHVSNIFLKLGLSPSDGDHRRVLAVLTYLNS; translated from the coding sequence GTGCGTGTAGTCATCGCCGAGGATTCGGTACTGCTCCGGGAAGGACTCACCCGGCTGCTGACCGATCTCGGGCATGACGTCGTGGCGGGCGTCGGGGACGCGGAGGCGCTGATCAAGACGGTGGGCGACCTCGCCGGGCAGGACGCGCTGCCCGATGTGGTGGTCGCCGACGTGCGGATGCCGCCGACGCACACCGACGAGGGCGTGCGGGCCGCGGTGCGGCTGCGCAAGGAGTATCCGGGGATCGGCGTGCTGGTCCTGTCGCAGTACGTCGAGGAGCAGTACGCCACCGAGTTGCTGGCCGGGTCCAGCCGGGGCGTGGGGTATCTGCTGAAGGACCGGGTCGCCGAGGTCCGCGAGTTCGTCGACGCGGTGGTCCGGGTGGCTCAGGGCGGCACGGCTCTGGACCCGGAGGTGGTGGCGCAGCTGCTGGGCCGGAGCCGTAAGCAGGACGTGCTGGCCGGGCTGACGCCTCGCGAGCGCGAGGTGCTCGGCCTCATGGCGGAGGGGCGGACGAACTCGGCGGTGGCCAGGCAGCTCGTGGTGAGCGACGGCGCGGTGGAGAAGCACGTCAGCAACATCTTCCTGAAGCTGGGGCTGTCCCCCAGCGACGGTGACCACCGGCGCGTCCTGGCCGTGCTGACCTATCTGAACTCCTGA
- a CDS encoding sensor histidine kinase produces the protein MATAYGPDTRDPQRSGSSSENRLAANRFLPAALRAPVEARTWREFAYLMLSFPISTVLFCFAVTMTSLSAGLLITFLGIPLLAAGLAACRGLGILERARARALLKLDVAEPEPVRGRTGGLMSWVGAVLKSGVSWRHLLYTLLHFPWAVFAFCVSLSLWTWGWAALTYPVYAWAFPAYAGIDGVQLYGDGTHNVYLDSPFELALTSAVGLAVVLGTAWVIRGLAAVDRLMVVGLLGPSRLATRVTELESDRGVVVDTAAADLRRIERDLHDGAQARLVALAMDLGLAKEKLTDDPEAAAKMVDEAHGEVKVALQELRDLARGIHPAVLTDRGLDAALSAIASRCTVPVTVEVDLASRPAQAIEGIAYFTVSELLQNVSKHARATRASVDVWRSADRLMLQVTDNGRGGADLTSGSGLAGLTERLDAVDGILVVDSPVGGPTKVTAELPWRG, from the coding sequence ATGGCCACGGCATACGGACCGGACACACGGGACCCCCAGCGGTCGGGTAGCAGTTCGGAGAACCGCCTCGCGGCGAATCGCTTCCTGCCGGCCGCGCTGCGGGCCCCCGTCGAGGCCAGGACCTGGCGCGAGTTCGCCTACCTCATGCTGAGCTTCCCGATCAGCACCGTGCTGTTCTGCTTCGCGGTCACGATGACCTCGCTGAGCGCCGGGCTGCTCATCACCTTCCTGGGAATCCCGCTGCTGGCCGCCGGCCTGGCCGCGTGCCGCGGCCTCGGCATCCTGGAGCGGGCCCGCGCCCGTGCCCTGCTCAAGCTGGACGTGGCCGAGCCCGAGCCGGTCCGGGGCCGGACCGGCGGCCTGATGTCCTGGGTCGGGGCGGTCCTGAAGAGCGGAGTGTCCTGGCGGCACCTGCTCTACACGCTGCTGCACTTCCCGTGGGCGGTCTTCGCCTTCTGCGTCTCGCTGAGCCTGTGGACGTGGGGCTGGGCGGCCCTGACGTACCCGGTGTACGCCTGGGCCTTCCCGGCCTACGCGGGCATCGACGGGGTGCAGCTGTACGGCGACGGCACGCACAACGTCTACCTCGACTCCCCCTTCGAACTCGCGCTGACCAGTGCCGTCGGGCTGGCGGTCGTCCTGGGCACGGCATGGGTCATCCGCGGCCTGGCCGCGGTGGACCGCCTGATGGTGGTGGGGCTGCTCGGCCCGTCGCGGCTGGCGACCCGGGTCACGGAGCTGGAGTCGGACCGCGGTGTGGTCGTGGACACGGCCGCCGCCGACCTCCGCCGCATCGAACGCGACCTCCACGACGGAGCCCAGGCCCGGCTCGTCGCCCTCGCCATGGACCTGGGGCTGGCGAAGGAGAAGCTGACCGACGACCCCGAGGCCGCGGCCAAGATGGTCGACGAGGCCCACGGCGAAGTGAAGGTCGCCCTCCAGGAACTCCGCGACCTCGCCCGCGGCATCCACCCCGCCGTCCTCACCGACCGCGGCCTCGACGCCGCACTCTCCGCCATCGCCTCCCGCTGCACCGTCCCCGTGACCGTCGAGGTCGACCTGGCGTCCCGCCCCGCGCAGGCCATAGAAGGCATCGCCTACTTCACCGTGTCCGAACTGCTGCAGAACGTCAGCAAGCACGCCCGCGCCACCCGCGCCTCCGTCGACGTGTGGCGGTCGGCCGACCGGCTGATGCTCCAGGTCACCGACAACGGGCGCGGCGGTGCCGACCTGACGTCGGGCAGCGGCCTGGCCGGTCTGACCGAGCGGCTGGACGCGGTGGACGGCATCCTCGTCGTCGACTCCCCGGTGGGCGGCCCGACGAAGGTCACGGCCGAGCTGCCCTGGCGCGGCTGA
- a CDS encoding sensor histidine kinase, producing the protein MTMSPQVPDHDGPPPVRFAFDRWTWKEIAHLLANLPMAIAGFVYTVLMVSIGVGLAVTVIGLPLLALGLQGARLLGRAERGRARGLLGVRIEEPSPMARVRREEGFFAWLWSSLKDPVGWRSVLYSFIRLPWGVVTFAVTLVGLFVLWPVLPFVARFLTNADRGMVRGLLSPSDELERRIAELESDRGVVVDTAAADLRRIERDLHDGAQARLVALAMGLGLAKEKLTDDPEAAARMVDEAHGEVKVALQELRDLARGIHPAVLTDRGLDAALSAIASRCTVPVTVAVDLPGRPAQAIEGIAYFTVSELLQNVSKHSGARAASVDVWRSADRLLIQVTDDGRGGASMDGGTGMSGLAERLGAVDGLFVLDSPAGGPTTVTAELPWRDRESEKSAAGARTA; encoded by the coding sequence ATGACCATGAGCCCTCAGGTACCCGACCACGACGGGCCGCCTCCTGTCCGCTTCGCCTTCGACCGGTGGACGTGGAAGGAGATCGCGCATCTCCTCGCCAATCTCCCCATGGCGATCGCCGGATTCGTCTACACCGTGCTGATGGTCTCCATCGGCGTGGGGCTGGCGGTCACGGTGATCGGTCTGCCGTTGCTGGCGCTGGGGCTCCAGGGCGCCCGGCTGCTGGGGCGGGCCGAGCGGGGCCGGGCGCGGGGGCTGCTCGGCGTGCGGATCGAGGAGCCGAGCCCGATGGCCCGGGTCCGCCGGGAGGAGGGGTTCTTCGCCTGGCTGTGGTCGAGCCTGAAGGATCCGGTCGGCTGGCGCTCGGTGCTCTACTCGTTCATACGGCTGCCGTGGGGCGTGGTCACCTTCGCCGTGACACTCGTGGGCCTCTTCGTCCTGTGGCCGGTGCTCCCCTTTGTCGCGCGGTTCCTGACCAACGCCGACCGCGGGATGGTGCGCGGGCTGCTCTCCCCCTCCGACGAGCTGGAACGCCGGATCGCCGAGCTGGAGTCGGACCGCGGTGTGGTCGTGGACACGGCCGCCGCCGACCTCCGCCGCATCGAACGCGACCTCCACGACGGGGCCCAGGCCCGACTCGTCGCCCTCGCCATGGGTCTCGGGCTGGCGAAGGAGAAGCTGACCGACGACCCCGAGGCCGCGGCCAGGATGGTCGACGAGGCCCACGGCGAAGTGAAGGTCGCCCTCCAGGAACTCCGCGACCTCGCCCGCGGCATCCACCCCGCCGTCCTCACCGACCGCGGCCTCGACGCCGCACTCTCCGCCATCGCCTCCCGCTGCACCGTCCCCGTCACGGTGGCGGTGGATCTGCCGGGGCGGCCGGCGCAGGCCATCGAGGGCATCGCCTACTTCACCGTGTCCGAGCTGCTGCAGAACGTCAGCAAGCACAGCGGGGCGCGTGCGGCGTCCGTCGATGTGTGGCGTTCGGCGGACCGGCTGCTGATCCAGGTCACCGATGACGGACGGGGCGGGGCCTCGATGGACGGCGGTACGGGGATGTCGGGCCTGGCCGAGCGGCTGGGCGCCGTCGACGGGTTGTTCGTCCTCGACTCCCCGGCCGGCGGCCCGACGACCGTCACCGCCGAGCTGCCCTGGCGCGACCGCGAGAGCGAGAAGAGCGCCGCCGGAGCCCGTACGGCCTGA
- a CDS encoding NADH-quinone oxidoreductase subunit A, protein MPDVTSPSGSAVLASDYFHSYSVVGLLAVIGVLFVAVAFGAGRLLRPVVPTPEKLLTYECGVDPVGEGWAHTQVRYYVYAFLYVIFAVDSIFLFPWATVFAAPGYGATTLVEMFIFLGFLAVGLLYAWKKGVLEWT, encoded by the coding sequence CTGCCCGACGTGACGAGCCCGTCGGGATCGGCCGTTCTCGCGTCGGACTACTTCCACAGCTACTCGGTGGTCGGCCTGCTCGCGGTGATCGGCGTGCTGTTCGTCGCCGTCGCCTTCGGAGCCGGCCGACTGCTGCGTCCCGTGGTGCCGACGCCGGAGAAGCTCCTCACGTACGAATGCGGCGTGGACCCCGTGGGGGAGGGCTGGGCACACACCCAGGTCCGCTACTACGTCTACGCCTTCCTGTACGTGATCTTCGCCGTCGACTCGATCTTCCTGTTCCCCTGGGCGACCGTGTTCGCCGCGCCCGGATACGGCGCGACGACGCTGGTGGAAATGTTCATCTTCCTCGGTTTCCTGGCCGTGGGACTGCTCTACGCATGGAAGAAGGGCGTCCTCGAATGGACGTGA
- a CDS encoding NADH-quinone oxidoreductase subunit B: MDVTSPSSSESGGELAPVPTFLPEPKRLGVLSRLAPEPMKVVLNWGRRYSLWVFNFGLACCAIEFIAASMARHDFIRLGVIPFAPGPRQADLMIVSGTVTDKMAPAVKRLYEQMPEPKYVISFGACSNCGGPYWDSYSVTKGVDQIIPVDVYVPGCPPRPEALLQGILKLQEKIARESLGERYATGAGSRPSTAALRSGLVAAPPTPSTSGTPSTSGSSDSSDSSGEEGK, from the coding sequence ATGGACGTGACGAGCCCGTCGTCCTCCGAGTCGGGTGGCGAACTCGCCCCCGTACCCACGTTCCTCCCGGAACCGAAACGCCTGGGGGTGCTCTCCCGGCTGGCTCCCGAGCCGATGAAGGTGGTCCTCAACTGGGGCCGCCGCTACAGCCTCTGGGTCTTCAACTTCGGACTCGCCTGCTGCGCCATCGAGTTCATCGCCGCTTCCATGGCCCGTCACGACTTCATCCGGCTCGGTGTGATCCCGTTCGCGCCGGGGCCCCGCCAGGCCGACCTCATGATCGTCTCCGGCACGGTGACGGACAAGATGGCGCCCGCGGTGAAGCGGCTGTACGAGCAGATGCCCGAGCCCAAGTACGTCATCTCCTTCGGCGCCTGCTCCAACTGCGGGGGCCCGTACTGGGACTCGTACTCCGTGACCAAGGGCGTCGACCAGATCATTCCGGTCGACGTCTACGTACCCGGCTGCCCGCCCCGGCCGGAGGCCCTGCTCCAGGGCATTCTCAAGCTCCAGGAGAAGATCGCGCGCGAGTCGCTCGGTGAGCGCTACGCGACGGGCGCCGGCAGCCGTCCCTCCACCGCCGCACTCCGCAGCGGCCTGGTCGCCGCACCGCCGACGCCGAGCACGTCGGGCACGCCGAGCACGTCGGGCTCATCGGACTCGTCGGATTCGTCGGGGGAGGAGGGAAAGTGA